In Gossypium arboreum isolate Shixiya-1 chromosome 5, ASM2569848v2, whole genome shotgun sequence, a single genomic region encodes these proteins:
- the LOC108453112 gene encoding uncharacterized protein LOC108453112 — translation MDPCPFVRLTVGNLALKIPVASKPAQSVVHPSLSPCFCKIELKNFPLQTAVVPYFPPENQFPDNQLQTLAATFHLSKADIDKLAQKSIFSAKPCLKIAVYTGRRGSTCGVNSGCLLGKVSVPLDLAGTESKACVFHNGWISVGKETKKDSSARFHLNVKAEPDPRFVFQFDGEPECSPQVFQIRGNIRQPVFTCKFSFRNTGDRNQGSRSLRSEPSSSRRWLSSFGSERERLGKERKGWSITVHDLSGSPVAAASMVTPFVASPGSGRVSRSNPGSWLILRPGGGTWKPWGRLEAWRERGSSDGLGYRFELIPDMSAAAIVLAESTLSSSKGGKFVIDLGGGSGSNGRVTPKSSTSPACSPRSSGDFRYGLWPFAVHQGFVMSAGVEGEGKCSKPRVEVSVQHVNCTEDAAAYVALAAAVDLSIDACRLFSQRLRKELCNHHQELLG, via the exons ATGGATCCTTGCCCTTTCGTACGACTTACCGTCGGCAATCTAGCGTTGAAAATTCCGGTGGCGTCTAAACCAGCGCAGTCCGTTGTTCATCCTTCTTTGTCGCCGTGTTTTTGTAAGATTGAGCTTAAGAATTTCCCTTTACAAACCGCCGTTGTTCCCTACTTTCCACCGGAGAATCAGTTTCCCGACAATCAGCTTCAAACCCTCGCCGCTACTTTCCACCTCAGCAAAGCCGATATCGACAAACTTGCTCAGAAATCGATCTTTTCCGCCAAGCCTTGTCTCAAGATCGCTGTCTACACCGGCCGGAGAGGCAGTACCTGCGGTGTTAACTCAGGGTGTCTGTTAGGAAAAGTTTCGGTACCGTTGGATCTGGCGGGAACCGAATCCAAGGCTTGTGTTTTCCACAATGGCTGGATATCAGTCGGGAAAGAAACTAAAAAAGATTCCTCTGCTCGGTTTCACTTGAATGTGAAAGCGGAACCCGACCCGAGATTTGTTTTCCAGTTCGACGGCGAACCGGAATGTAGCCCTCAAGTGTTTCAGATCCGAGGAAATATCCGGCAACCCGTTTTCACTTGCAAATTCAGTTTCAGAAACACCGGTGACCGGAATCAAGGATCCAG GTCGTTACGGTCAGAGCCAAGTAGCTCTCGGAGATGGCTAAGCTCGTTTGGAAGTGAAAGGGAAAGGCTAGGAAAAGAACGTAAAGGTTGGTCCATAACGGTTCACGACTTATCCGGCTCACCTGTAGCCGCGGCTTCGATGGTTACTCCTTTCGTGGCTTCACCGGGATCGGGCCGAGTCAGTCGCTCTAATCCCGGCTCATGGCTTATTCTCCGTCCCGGAGGTGGTACCTGGAAACCCTGGGGCCGTCTCGAGGCTTGGCGAGAACGCGGCTCTTCCGACGGACTCGGTTATCGTTTTGAACTCATTCCTGATATGAGCGCGGCAGCCATTGTCCTGGCCGAGTCGACGCTGAGTTCAAGTAAAGGAGGGAAGTTTGTGATTGACCTAGGTGGCGGAAGCGGTTCCAACGGACGGGTGACGCCGAAGAGTTCGACATCGCCGGCTTGTAGTCCAAGGAGTAGCGGTGATTTCAGGTACGGGCTATGGCCGTTTGCCGTGCATCAAGGATTCGTAATGTCGGCTGGCGTGGAAGGAGAAGGCAAGTGTAGTAAACCTCGCGTGGAGGTGAGTGTGCAGCACGTGAACTGCACGGAAGATGCAGCTGCTTACGTGGCATTAGCCGCTGCCGTTGATCTGAGCATTGATGCTTGCAGGCTCTTCTCTCAACGTCTAAGAAAAGAGCTCTGTAATCATCACCAGGAATTACTTGGTTGA
- the LOC108453114 gene encoding 50S ribosomal protein 6, chloroplastic, whose product MGMPLVSIASAPKSAFVPNSISLPSIKVRNIPSSTASTGGLSIECSSRPQKKATKHHMKTRPRKTQPWDIRRKPTVYAPLPPLPPDWALVSSGGENDGADVAEVGLAGSALQAPASTG is encoded by the coding sequence ATGGGAATGCCGCTAGTTTCCATTGCTTCAGCTCCCAAAAGCGCCTTTGTTCCCAATTCCATCTCTCTACCTTCAATTAAGGTGCGTAATATTCCATCTTCAACAGCTTCCACCGGTGGGTTGTCGATAGAATGTTCGTCGAGGCCGCAGAAGAAGGCAACGAAGCATCATATGAAGACCAGGCCACGCAAGACGCAGCCATGGGACATAAGGAGGAAGCCCACCGTTTACGCTCCTTTGCCTCCGCTGCCTCCTGATTGGGCCTTAGTTTCAAGCGGCGGAGAAAATGATGGCGCCGATGTTGCTGAGGTTGGTCTTGCTGGCTCTGCTCTACAGGCTCCTGCTTCAACCGGGTAG
- the LOC108453113 gene encoding inositol-tetrakisphosphate 1-kinase 3-like isoform X1 codes for MRLEEEFSHCDNYDEEEEPKTMSQCSIGVLQQQQQQQKFVVVGYALTSKKIKSFLQPKFEGLARNKGILFVAIDQNRPLSDQGPFDIVLHKLTGKEWRQILEDYRQTHPEVTVLDPPDAIQHLHNRQSMLQCVADMNLSTSYGRVGVPRQLVIKKDASSIADAVDKAGLILPLVAKPLVADGSAKSHELSLAYDQYSLQKLEPPLVLQEFVNHGGVLFKVYIVGEAIKVVRRFSLPDVTKRELSKVTGVFRFPRVSCAAASADDADLDPSVAELPPRPLLERLAKELRWRLGLRLFNLDIIREHGTRDHFYVIDINYFPGYGKMPGYEHIFTDFLLSLVQSRYKKRSS; via the exons ATGAGGCTGGAGGAAGAGTTCTCTCATTGCGACAACTACGACGAAGAGGAGGAACCCAAAACGATGTCGCAATGTTCCATCGGAGTTTTACAACAACAACAGCAGCAGCAAAAGTTTGTCGTTGTCGGTTATGCCCTTACCTCTAAAAAAATCAAGAGCTTTTTACAACCAAAGTTCGAAGGTTTAGCCAG GAATAAGGGGATATTATTTGTTGCAATTGATCAAAATAGACCTCTCTCAGACCAGGGTCCTTTTGATATTGTATTGCACAAG TTGACAGGAAAAGAATGGCGCCAGATTCTTGAG GATTATAGACAAACACATCCTGAAGTCACAGTTCTAGATCCTCCTGATGCTATACAACATTTACACAATCGCCAATCGATGCTACAATGTGTTGCAGACATGAATTTATCTACCTCCTATG GAAGAGTTGGTGTTCCCAGGCAATTAGTCATTAAAAAGGATGCATCTTCTATTGCTGATGCTGTAGATAAAGCTGGGTTGATACTACCCCTTG TTGCAAAACCATTGGTTGCTGACGGAAGTGCAAAGTCACATGAATTGTCACTTGCTTATGATCAGTACTCCCTCCAGAAACTAGAACCTCCACTTGTTCTTCAGGAGTTTGTTAACCATG GAGGTGTTCTCTTTAAGGTTTATATTGTTGGAGAAGCCATTAAAGTGGTCAGGCGTTTCTCTTTACCTGATGTAACTAAAAGAGAACTCTCTAAAGTTACGGGTGTTTTTCGGTTTCCACGTGTTTCATGTGCTGCAGCTTCTGCAGATGATGCAGATTTGGACCCTAGTGTGGCTG AACTTCCCCCTCGCCCTTTACTTGAAAGACTGGCCAAAGAGCTTAGGTGGCGACTG GGTCTTCGGCTATTTAACCTAGACATTATCCGGGAGCATGGAACTAGAGATCATTTTTATGTGATTGACATAAACTACTTTCCTG GGTATGGGAAAATGCCGGGGTATGAACATATATTTACAGACTTCCTCTTGAGCCTTGTGCAGAGTCGATACAAGAAAAGATCTAGCTAG
- the LOC108453113 gene encoding inositol-tetrakisphosphate 1-kinase 3-like isoform X2, producing MLQCVADMNLSTSYGRVGVPRQLVIKKDASSIADAVDKAGLILPLVAKPLVADGSAKSHELSLAYDQYSLQKLEPPLVLQEFVNHGGVLFKVYIVGEAIKVVRRFSLPDVTKRELSKVTGVFRFPRVSCAAASADDADLDPSVAELPPRPLLERLAKELRWRLGLRLFNLDIIREHGTRDHFYVIDINYFPGYGKMPGYEHIFTDFLLSLVQSRYKKRSS from the exons ATGCTACAATGTGTTGCAGACATGAATTTATCTACCTCCTATG GAAGAGTTGGTGTTCCCAGGCAATTAGTCATTAAAAAGGATGCATCTTCTATTGCTGATGCTGTAGATAAAGCTGGGTTGATACTACCCCTTG TTGCAAAACCATTGGTTGCTGACGGAAGTGCAAAGTCACATGAATTGTCACTTGCTTATGATCAGTACTCCCTCCAGAAACTAGAACCTCCACTTGTTCTTCAGGAGTTTGTTAACCATG GAGGTGTTCTCTTTAAGGTTTATATTGTTGGAGAAGCCATTAAAGTGGTCAGGCGTTTCTCTTTACCTGATGTAACTAAAAGAGAACTCTCTAAAGTTACGGGTGTTTTTCGGTTTCCACGTGTTTCATGTGCTGCAGCTTCTGCAGATGATGCAGATTTGGACCCTAGTGTGGCTG AACTTCCCCCTCGCCCTTTACTTGAAAGACTGGCCAAAGAGCTTAGGTGGCGACTG GGTCTTCGGCTATTTAACCTAGACATTATCCGGGAGCATGGAACTAGAGATCATTTTTATGTGATTGACATAAACTACTTTCCTG GGTATGGGAAAATGCCGGGGTATGAACATATATTTACAGACTTCCTCTTGAGCCTTGTGCAGAGTCGATACAAGAAAAGATCTAGCTAG